In Tachysurus fulvidraco isolate hzauxx_2018 chromosome 1, HZAU_PFXX_2.0, whole genome shotgun sequence, a single window of DNA contains:
- the hsd17b12b gene encoding very-long-chain 3-oxoacyl-CoA reductase-B: MEAADVLKKIQLPLFWLGAVTLTWVSVCTLFRLLTGLRVWFLGNGDLIKAPKLGKWAVVTGATDGIGKAYAEELARRGFAIVLISRTQEKLDEVSKSIESMYNVETRTISADFGSVDIYSKIESGLAGLEIGILVNNVGVSYPYPEFFLNVPNLDKFINNMININMTSVCQMTRLVLPRMVDRSKGVILNIASASGMYPVPLLTLYSSSKAFVDFFSRGLDAEYRSKGVIIQSVLPFFVTTKLSKIKRASLDIPTPERYVSSQLSTVGLQSQTNGYLPHAIMGWVTTSLLPARLLSRHIMNMGLSQRARYLKKQKQG, translated from the exons ATGGAAGCTGCGGATGTTCTGAAGAAGATTCAATTGCCCTTGTTTTGGTTAGGGGCAGTTACTTTGACCTGGGTGTCCGTGTGCACTCTGTTTAGACTCCTTACCGGCCTTCGAGTGTGGTTCCTGGGCAATGGGGACCTAATAAAAGCCCCCAAACTCGGGAAATGGGCAG TCGTAACCGGGGCCACCGATGGAATCGGAAAAGCCTACGCGGAGGAG CTTGCACGCCGAGGCTTTGCCATCGTCCTCATCAGCCGGACTCAGGAGAAGCTGGATGAAGTGTCAAAATCCATTG AGAGCATGTACAACGTTGAGACTAGAACCATCTCTGCAGACTTCGGATCAGTGGATATCTATTCCAAGATTGAATCTGGACTAGCTGGACTTGAGATTGGGATCTTGG TTAACAACGTCGGAGTATCCTACCCTTACCCCGAGTTTTTTCTCAACGTACCAAATCTggataag TTCATCAACAACATGATCAACATCAACATGACCTCAGTCTGCCAG ATGACTCGGCTCGTGCTGCCCAGGATGGTTGACAG GTCTAAAGGAGTCATCCTGAACATTGCGTCTGCGAGCGGCATGTACCCCGTACCTCTCCTCACTCTCTACTCATCTTCTAAG GCTTTTGTGGATTTCTTCTCTCGTGGACTGGATGCTGAGTACAGAAGCAAGGGCGTCATCATCCAG AGCGTCTTGCCCTTCTTTGTGACAACCAAGCTGAGTAAGATCAAGCGAGCGTCTCTGGACATTCCCACTCCGGAGCGCTACGTCTCGTCGCAGCTGAGCACCGTGGGCCTTCAGAGCCAAACAAACGGCTACCTCCCTCATGCCATCATG GGTTGGGTGACCACTTCTCTACTTCCTGCACGACTGCTCAGCAGGCACATCATGAACATGGGTCTGTCTCAGCGTGCACGTTACCTCAAGAAGCAGAAGCAGGGCTAA